In the Cerasicoccus sp. TK19100 genome, ACGACGCCAGCAAGAAAAAGGGCTACCGTATCGTCGGCGACGTAGACTTCCCGAACGTATCGCCCAAGTGCTCCCAAATCACGCCAGTGCCCGGAGGCGTTGGCCCGATGACGGTTGCGATGCTGATGAAGAACACGGTCGCCGCCTACCGCCGCAGTCTGGAGTCCAACGCCTGATTATGGCGGAATCCAGCCCCGTGAAGCCTCCTCCGCTGCCCAAGATACCGGTGATTCAGATCGCGGGTCGGGGTAAGCGCACCCTGTGTGCCCTACTCGATTTTACCGTCATTTTGCTGGTATCGTCGTTTCTGGTGGCCAAGATATTCTGGCCTACGATGTATCCATCGGCCTGGCCGGAGCTCGTCGAATGGCAGCAGGAGGCCAACACCCAAATCGAGCACTGGCAATCCACTCCGGACGCGCCATATCCCACCTATCCCGACCCACCCTTGGCCGCGCAGGAAGGTGTGGCGTTTGCCCAAGTCTTCACGGGTATGGTGGTCTGGTTTTACTTCTTTTTCAGTGAAGTCTTTACGCGGGGAAGCTCTCTGGGCAAATCCGTCTTTGGGCTAAGGGTAATGAGCATGCGCCACGCCGGGCCTCCAACTCCTTTGGAATGCGGAGTCCGGGCCAGCATCAAGGCCTCGTGCTTTATTATGCCGATAATTTTACTACCGATCAATTTGCTCGTCATGCTCTTGCACCGACAGCGCCAGGCATTACACGATTTAACTGCTTCCACGCTGGTCGTCGCGATGCCGATGGTGCTGGTTCAGAAAAAGCCGGTTAAGCGCGACGATTAATTTAACTTGCGGCAACTGCCGGTCGTTATATGTTATGCGGCTTGTTAAAAACTTAACAAAGCCCCGACTCAGACGTCCCAAAATACTGCGCCAGTGCCTCCCGAAACCAATAAACAGCTCATACTGGTCGTCGACGACCAGCCCATTAATATCAAGCTGCTCCAACGGAAGTTGGAACGCGAGGGCTATGAGGTGCTGACCGCTTTCAATGGTCAGGAATGCCTCAACATTGTGGCCGACCGAAAGCCGGATCTTATTCTGCTAGACGTGATGATGCCCGAGATGGACGGCATCGAAACCTGCGAAAAGCTGAAGGAAAA is a window encoding:
- a CDS encoding RDD family protein — protein: MAESSPVKPPPLPKIPVIQIAGRGKRTLCALLDFTVILLVSSFLVAKIFWPTMYPSAWPELVEWQQEANTQIEHWQSTPDAPYPTYPDPPLAAQEGVAFAQVFTGMVVWFYFFFSEVFTRGSSLGKSVFGLRVMSMRHAGPPTPLECGVRASIKASCFIMPIILLPINLLVMLLHRQRQALHDLTASTLVVAMPMVLVQKKPVKRDD